Within Claveliimonas bilis, the genomic segment TGCTGACTTTTACAACGCAGTAGAGCAGATTAAGACAAGATTAGGTAAAAATGCAATCTGTCTTCAGCTGCCAATTGGCAAAGAAGATGATTTCAAGGGAATTATCGACCTGATGGAAATGCAGGCTTATATCTACAATGATGATAAAGGTGATGACATTTCCGTTACAGATATCCCGGATGATATGAAAGACGATGCAGAACTGTATCATACAGAACTTGTAGAGAAGATCTGCGAGCTGGATGATGACCTGATGATGGAGTATCTGGAAGGTGAAGAGCCGTCCGTTGATGCACTGAAAGCAGTTCTCCGCAAAGCTACATGCGAATGTACAGCTGTTCCTGTATGCTGTGGATCTGCATACAGAAACAAAGGTGTTCAGAAACTTCTGGATGCTGTTCTTGAATACATGCCGGCTCCGACTGATATCCCTGCTATCAAGGGTCAGGACGAAGACGGAAATGAAGTTGAGAGACATTCTTCTGATGAAGAGCCGTTCTCCGCTCTCGTATTCAAGATTATGACAGACCCGTTCGTAGGTAAGCTGGCATATTTCAGAGTTTATTCAGGAACTGTAAATTCCGGTTCCTATGTATTAAACGCAACAAAAGGCAAGAAGGAACGTGTAGGACGTATCCTTCAGATGCACGCAAATAAGAGACAGGAGCTGGATAAGGTTTACTCCGGAGATATCGCTGCAGCGATCGGATTTAAGTTCTCTACAACAGGTGATACAATCTGTGATGAGCAGCATCCGGTAATCCTGGAGTCCATGGAGTTCCCGGAACCTGTTATCGAGCTTGCTATCGAGCCTAAGACAAAGGCTTCCCAGGGTAAACTTGGTGAGTCTCTTGCAAAACTTGCAGAAGAAGACCCGACATTCCGTGCTCATACAGATCAGGAAACAGGTCAGACAATCATCGCTGGTATGGGTGAGCTCCACCTGGAGATCATCGTAGACCGTCTGCTTCGTGAATTTAAGGTAGAAGCTAATGTAGGTGCACCACAGGTTGCTTACAAAGAGGCGTTTACTAAAGCAGTTGATGTAGACAGCAAGTATGCAAAACAGTCTGGTGGACGTGGACAGTACGGACATTGTAAAGTAAAATTCGAGCCAATGGATGTCAACGGTGAGGAGACATACAAGTTCGAGTCTACTGTAGTCGGAGGAGCAATTCCGAAGGAATACATCCCGGCAGTAGGCGAAGGTATCGAAGAAGCAATGAAATCCGGTATCCTCGGCGGATTCCCGGTAGTCGGACTGCACGCTACTGTTTATGATGGTTCTTACCATGAAGTCGACTCCAGTGAAATGGCATTCCACATTGCCGGATCCCTGGCATTCAAGGATGCGATGAAGAAAGCTGCTCCTGTACTTCTTGAGCCTATTATGAAGGTAGAAGTAACTATGCCGGAAGAATACATGGGAGATATCATCGGTGATATCAACTCACGCCGTGGACAGATCGAAGGTATGGATGATCTGGGCGGAGGAAAGATCGTACGTGCACACGTACCGCTTTCCGAAATGTTTGGCTATTCCACAGACTTACGTTCCAGAACACAGGGACGTGGTAACTACTCTATGTTCTTCGAGAGTTACAAACCGGTTCCGAAATCTGTTCAGGAAAAAGTTCTGTCAGGAAAAAATGAATAATTCCCGCGTATTTTCTTTGAAAAAGTGCGAAAAAGGCTTGAAAATCAAGGGGATATGAAATATAATCAGAAATAGCCGAGTAAACTGAAAAATCATGAAAAATGCCCGAAAGGGCGGTTGAATAAGGAGGACATTCAAAATGGCAAAAGCTAAATTTGAAAGAACAAAACCACATTGTAATATTGGTACCATCGGCCACGTTGACCATGGTAAAACAACTCTTACAGCAGCTATCACAAAAGTTCTTTCCCACAGAGTATCTGGTAACGCAGAGGTTGCATTCGACAACATCGATAAAGCTCCGGAAGAAAGAGAACGTGGTATCACAATTTCTACAGCTCACGTTGAGTATGAGACAGAGAAACGTCACTACGCTCACGTAGACTGCCCGGGACATGCTGACTACGTTAAGAACATGATCACAGGTGCTGCTCAGATGGATGGAGCTATCCTGGTTGTTGCTGCTACAGACGGTGTTATGGCTCAGACAAGAGAGCACATCCTTCTGTCTCGTCAGGTAGGTGTACCTTACATCGTTGTATTCATGAACAAATGTGATATGGTAGATGACGAAGAACTTCTTGAATTAGTAGAGATGGAAATTCGTGAACTGCTTGATGAATATGAATTCCCGGGAGATGACACACCGATCATCCAGGGATCCGCTCTGAAAGCTCTGGAAGATCCAGACGGAGAGTGGGGAGATAAGATCATGGAGCTGATGGATGCAGTTGATTCTTATATTCCAGATCCACAGCGTGCTACAGATCAGCCGTTCCTGATGCCTGTAGAGGACGTATTCTCTATCACAGGACGTGGAACAGTTGCTACAGGTAGAGTAGAGCGTGGTACACTGCATGTATCCGACGAAGTTGAAATCGTTGGTATCCATGAAGAGAAACAGAAAACAGTTGTAACAGGTGTTGAGATGTTCCGTAAGCTGCTTGATGAGGCACAGGCTGGTGACAACATCGGTGCTCTGCTTCGTGGTGTTCAGAGAACAGA encodes:
- the fusA gene encoding elongation factor G, translating into MAGREYPLERTRNIGIMAHIDAGKTTLTERILYYTGVNYKIGDTHEGTATMDWMEQEQERGITITSAATTCHWTLEEKTKPKKGALEHRINIIDTPGHVDFTVEVERSLRVLDGAVGVFCAKGGVEPQSENVWRQADTYNVPRMAFINKMDILGADFYNAVEQIKTRLGKNAICLQLPIGKEDDFKGIIDLMEMQAYIYNDDKGDDISVTDIPDDMKDDAELYHTELVEKICELDDDLMMEYLEGEEPSVDALKAVLRKATCECTAVPVCCGSAYRNKGVQKLLDAVLEYMPAPTDIPAIKGQDEDGNEVERHSSDEEPFSALVFKIMTDPFVGKLAYFRVYSGTVNSGSYVLNATKGKKERVGRILQMHANKRQELDKVYSGDIAAAIGFKFSTTGDTICDEQHPVILESMEFPEPVIELAIEPKTKASQGKLGESLAKLAEEDPTFRAHTDQETGQTIIAGMGELHLEIIVDRLLREFKVEANVGAPQVAYKEAFTKAVDVDSKYAKQSGGRGQYGHCKVKFEPMDVNGEETYKFESTVVGGAIPKEYIPAVGEGIEEAMKSGILGGFPVVGLHATVYDGSYHEVDSSEMAFHIAGSLAFKDAMKKAAPVLLEPIMKVEVTMPEEYMGDIIGDINSRRGQIEGMDDLGGGKIVRAHVPLSEMFGYSTDLRSRTQGRGNYSMFFESYKPVPKSVQEKVLSGKNE
- the tuf gene encoding elongation factor Tu, translated to MAKAKFERTKPHCNIGTIGHVDHGKTTLTAAITKVLSHRVSGNAEVAFDNIDKAPEERERGITISTAHVEYETEKRHYAHVDCPGHADYVKNMITGAAQMDGAILVVAATDGVMAQTREHILLSRQVGVPYIVVFMNKCDMVDDEELLELVEMEIRELLDEYEFPGDDTPIIQGSALKALEDPDGEWGDKIMELMDAVDSYIPDPQRATDQPFLMPVEDVFSITGRGTVATGRVERGTLHVSDEVEIVGIHEEKQKTVVTGVEMFRKLLDEAQAGDNIGALLRGVQRTDIERGQVLVKPGSVTCHTKFTAQVYVLTKDEGGRHTPFFNNYRPQFYFRTTDVTGVCNLPDGVEMCMPGDNVEMSIELIHPVAMEQGLRFAIREGGRTVGSGRVATIIE